The Palaemon carinicauda isolate YSFRI2023 chromosome 20, ASM3689809v2, whole genome shotgun sequence DNA segment atatatacatgtatgtgtgtatgtatatatatcgatatatatgtatatatatatatatatatatatatatatatatatatatatatatatatatatatatatatatatatatatatatatatatatatatgcatatatatatctatatgtatatatatatatatatatatatatatatatatatatatatatatatatatacacacacacatatatatatatatatatatatatatatatatatatatatatatatatatatagtatatatatatatatatatatatatatatatatatatatatatatatctatatatttatatatatatatatatatatatatatatatatatatatatatatactgtatatatatatatatatatatatatatatatatatatatatatatatatatatatatatatatatatatataggctatatatatatatatatatatatatatatatatatatatatatatatatatatatatatatatatatatatatatatatatatatatatatatatatatatatatatatgtgtgtgtgtgtgatcatatatatatatatatatttatacacacacatatatatatatatatatatatatatatatatatatatatatatatatatatattatatatatatatatatatatatatatatatatatatgtatatatatatatatatatatatatatatatatatatatatatatttatatttttatatatgaggaTTGAGTTTCGGAAGAAGCCGTAAAATTGTTGATAATGGCAGTGATTACCGGTTCCTAAACACCACAttgtaaataaaactgaaaacaccatatagatatagatagaatacctaggtttaacccttctgcactgttaggggtctttttgaccagaaaacaattttacattaccatatctctcttgttttcagagattgaagcttcatactccttgaattctcctgactttaagTGGTTATTGTGTTTCTAAAGCCTGGTAAAGTATTTCCCAGTAGTTATtgagcagcaaaaaaagtaacatctaatctgttctggtcaaaatgacccgtacctaTTTTTTTCCtagtaaaattcatcaaccatGGATAAGTGAGTCTTTACATCATTTTAAGattgttgtctttgatttataaTAATTGAGAGGAAATATTGGTAAGAAAAATGCTAAGTATAATataatactatgaaaattattaccagcaatagtctaggtcacatgttttggaaactaacacaagcagttttctttgtttgtgttccagaaagtgtacagcttttcctgtaaacaagttttatggccatgaatccggtgaagaaagtgattgtatatcttcagaaagtgatgatggtgaaaatgaCCATCTTTCAGTTCATTATGAACTCAGTGACtctgactatgaagatgaagctgaagaacaGCAGTCTTCCGGTCCAAATTCTTCAACCAGAAAGTGAAAtaccggtatggataatggcaatgaaccttatgatcaaacatctaaCAGTtcaaattccacatccattgatactaactgtaatgatgaagaacagccaccttcctctgtgaatttcacatccaaaaagggaaatattgtatggtcttgaaaaaagcaaacaggtcatcaggaaagAAGTTTGCAAAAAATATCATTGATCAAATTCCTGGTATCACTCGTTATGCAGCTTCAAGAATATCAGATATactgtctgcatttgaattattcataactccaaaacacatttgaattattcataactctaaaactattcaatattattttgaaaatgacaaacaaagaagctaatcgtgtcttgggttcaggagatataattagccTAGAAAACCTGAGAGCATTTTATGGATTACGTCTTTTAGCAGGAGTTTATAAATCTCATGGAGAGCATCTTAGGAATCTTTGGGAtgacacatatggacgtcctatatttcgaactacaatgtctcttgaaaccactatgaaatattctaggtttattatATTTGATGGTAAAGAAACCAGAGCTCGAAGGAGATCCACGGACAAACTAGCTCCTCTTAGAGATATTTGGAACATTTGGGTTAagagactccctctgatgtataacatatcatcaactgttaccgtagatgagcaactggttccttttagaggaaagtatCCATTTAGGCAGTATATGCCATCAAAACCTGATAGATATGGGATAAAGATTTGGGCAGCATGTGATGCAGAGAATAGTTATCTTTGGATTGCTGAAGTTTACACTGGTCGTAAAGATGAATTTGCAAAACATCAGCAAGGTAAACGTATTGTTCTTGCAACTCACAAAAGGgcttaaaggtagaaatgtaacttttgacaactttttctgtagcttagatttAGCTAAGGAACCGAAAAAGCGCGAgcaaacaattgttggaactatcagaaaaaatcgaaaaaaactcccagtagaattctgtaaccctaaaggaatgaccagatatactacccttgaaggttactatgaagaaaatattattatttcatagtgtcccagaaaaggaaaaactatagtattgttgagtaacatgcatgatagtgtcacttgtagtgataaagaagaaaagaaacctgatataattgaattttacaattcaactaaaggagatgataatttagacaaacttgttgcaacttataggtcaaagcgtcagacaaaaagatggcctatggccttgtttaaaaacttaatggatgtgtctgcctacaatgcttttgtcctttggagtCTAGTGCAATTTTTGATCAATGTAACAGCGATCTTCCAAAAAAAAATTAGGATgtaaatccatggtgtcacaatattcaaCTGCAATAATTTCAACAGAAACCaatttttcaataaagtaattggatggtagaggtagatttggagcctaaatgataataacattcttgcagtgtaccgtggacatgcaaaataattttaaaaagtactttgtatggcaaggaactgtcagaatttattagacgggtcattttgacccggaacagattagatgttaccaaaattttaacagaccacaagggttaaaAAAACTTGGCTTTTAGAGCATGAGTATAgataaacatttgaaattgaatgcgGTAAACTATTTGCAGTTTTATAGACGTTAAGAAACGAGGAGCAGACAAAGAAGTATGAtgtgataaaaaggaaaaaaggaaaaatacaggtTTGAGCATGCATGCTAAATATTGTAGTATTGTTAGTGAGGTGAAGAAAGGTCCAAAAAAGggtggagaaaatatttagaaaagaaagCCAATGAAACAAATTCAGGAAGGTGcttttttcaagaattcctgataGAATTATCAGTGAAATCTCTACGGTGCcacagaagaagaaacatataaccataaaaaaagaCATGGGtcggttaaaaaaaataatatgaggaAATGTAACGTTGGATAGAACacgttagtgaggtcatgaatagaagatacgaagaaagaagaaaataatttgattggtatacctgaatATGATGAAGACCTTGGCGTgaccttgaatgaattcagtgtgtttgaagtcaaagatatCATAAAAAACAACAGTAGATGGAAAGTTCTGGGTTACGATGGAGTAACTTCTGAGGTGATAATGGTTGAAGTGATAACCCGAATACTcatgagattattttgtagattgcaGAATGTAGAGAACAAATCTattgaatgggagttaagagtattggtgaaaatggaaaaataggtgacctgactgattgcaataaatacataGGAATCACACTTAGGTTagctatcatgaaaatatataatatatatacttattctaaagaaactaaaaatataaattgatgaaaagctgaatgaCAAACAAGCAGGATATAGTAAAAGGTAGAATTTTaactgaatttttaaaaaattctgaGACATATACAGGAATGCGTAGAATATAAGAGgattccacttttgatgacatttgtagactatgGAATAGACTATGATAGTGTacaccgtccaattttgtggagattcctgcgttattatcgaattcttcttaaatatgtgtatttgattaactctgttcataaacatagcaagtgcaaagttaaggttaTTGAACACTTCTCTAATGAATTTCCTGCGAAATTTATAAGAGTATTCCAAGGGAGTGTggtgtcacctattttgtttatcctacttatggattttataatgtgtggaacagttagagatggtggagaagtactGGAttggatttttaataataaatcaacTGACCTAGAGTAGGCTATCCTTATTACAAGAACATcccaggatttgtaatgcttgcttaccagaatgcatggaatatcacaagaaattgggctcaagataaatataagaaagacagatggTGAAGACGGATTATCCAATGGAACAGGATATATAATTGAaatgagagaggattaatgaggtaaaattatttaagtatatacaaataCGGATCgacaatacaaggtctttagaattacagtttaatgaaatattataaacaATGGCTACATTAATtcaaatttttaaatcaaatcgcctgaaattacataaccAGGCTCTATATCTGTTTACAGAGATCTGTtttactatatggatatgagtcattgTATGCCTATTGAACAATCACCAACAGATCCAGTAGATTTGCGAACATAACAATCAGAGGAATACTGGAAACTAAatgaaaggacaggattagaaatgaaactataagagatatcatTAGACTGTCATACGCAGTGGGAAGTAAAAGgaaatggtttgtgcatgctctttttcactccctaagagagattagttcacctaatgtttaactggggtccacaaggcaccagaagagtttcaagacccaggcctacatggctgagggctatgaagtgtttacatgatgaatggagaagtatcgatttaaaactcaagatagagacgactgtcaaaatgtaaccgaggcctatTGCCtaagtaggcgtaggagatgatatatatatatatatatatatatatatatatatatatatatatatatatatatatatatatatatatatatatatatataatgtaatctatatattgtttttatagaaGCCTGtcaagactttgcctctgaatcaggctgtgagcaaatcataaatgaagctactcacaggtctggtaattgcttggacctcgtatacactgactcccctggcgttataactggtaaggttggttctccagtcgggacatctgatcatgccttgatttcattattagtgaagactgagcagcctgtccctgatatatcatattcttgtaaaatttatatgaaatcccaagcagactggaatgggattttacatgatcttttgtgcttgaattagtcacaattatataatagtgtagatcctgttgtccctctgaatgagaatctagtcaacataattgataggcgtatcccttctcgtgtgctaaggtaccgagtgaaggacaaaccgtggttcaatgatgattgtagacgtgcttttttggagaagcaggaggcctatcaactttggaagggtaacagatcagatttgacctggaacaactatactcagcttcgagcttttgctcagagagtttatgcctcaactgaaaaggagtacaatttaaccataaaagaaacactttctggtacaactcaggaacataaatggtggtctacccttaaatctgcactctttggtgtagatgcaacagttcctcctttacttaaaccagatggctcagtcactcactgtccaaaggaaaaggcaacccttttggctgatgtttttgacagtaaacagagtaatgaaaaacttgaacttccttattcctgttttcctgaggctaaactaactagtttagcttttcgatctcgtgagactaaagctctgttgatggaccttgatgcttatggaggtgtagacccaaatggtatttttcctttgttttttataaagacagcagatctcttagctccaaagttatctgttattttgcggaagttagcaagaagaggagcttttagcactagttggagaattggtaatgttactcctctatgtaaatgtgtttgtggtagctcaagtcccactgattaccgcccaatttccataactcccatattatctaaagtttttgaacgtcttctggcaaaacgtcttaataggtttgctgaaggtaatcatctactccctagtttgcaatttggttttcgtaaaggccttggagcatgtgatgcccttcttacaatctccaatgctgtacagaaatcccttgattgtggtcgggaagctcgtatgattggccttgattttagtgctgcctttgaccgtgttaatcatgaggcccttgttttcaaactgaaacagttgggagtgggtgggtcgtttcttagtattattattgattttttaagtaatagatctcaaagagttgttgttgatgggcaccatagtgattataggaatgtgatatccggtgttccacagggtagtgttcttggcccattactttttatac contains these protein-coding regions:
- the LOC137659798 gene encoding piggyBac transposable element-derived protein 4-like, with the protein product MTNKEANRVLGSGDIISLENLRAFYGLRLLAGVYKSHGEHLRNLWDDTYGRPIFRTTMSLETTMKYSRFIIFDGKETRARRRSTDKLAPLRDIWNIWVKRLPLMYNISSTVTVDEQLVPFRGKYPFRQYMPSKPDRYGIKIWAACDAENSYLWIAEVYTGRKDEFAKHQQGKRIVLATHKRA